The DNA window AATTTTGTGTATCGGGCCAGCTGGCACGGGCAAAACATACTTGGCAGTGGCCATGGCCGTGGCAGCTTTGAAGCAGGAACGAATCCGAAAAATTGTACTAGTTCGACCCGCGGTAGAAGCCGGGGAAAGTCTTGGTTATCTGCCCGGCGATTTACAGGCTAAAATTAATCCCTATTTGCGACCACTGCTCGATGCCTTGCGCGAAATGATGGATTACGACCAAATCCGTCGCTATACCGAACAAGACGTGATCGAAATGATTCCGTTGGCATACATGCGGGGTCGCACTCTTAACGACGCGTTCATCATCCTTGACGAGGCCCAAAATACCACCGTCGCGCAGATGAAAATGTTTTTGACGCGAATGGGCACGAATTCCAAAATTGTGGTTTCGGGGGATACGACGCAAGTGGATTTGCCCTCTCACGTTCGCAGCGGATTGGTGGATGCGATGGGCCGGCTAGAAGGAATCATTGGAACTTGCCAAGTGCGGCTTACCGTCCGTGACATCGTCCGGCACCGGCTGGTACAGGAAATTGTCCGGGCCTACGACGAAGAGCCAAAACGAAAGAGATAAGTGAACATTTGCCCTCCTAATTCCTGATCCCTAACCTCCGATCTGAATCCCGCACACTCCCACCCACTTCTCCTCCATGTCCCTCGGCAGCCAGAAGAAAACTCGCTTGGAACGTGTGGCGGCGCTCGAGTTGCCGCCCAATTTTGCGGAGCGCTTTCTGGGCAGCCTGCAACGTAGCGACGTTTGGCTGCGGGTAAGCTTGTGCTTGGTGGCCACGTTGTTTCTGTGGGTCGTGACAGGCGCTTGGGCTCCGCCGTTTCCTTTTCGCACCGGCTATGTTCCTGACCGCGACATTTTGGCGCAGGTGTCGTTCAAAAAGTTCGATCCGGACGCTACCCACGATGCCCGCAAGCGGGCGGAAAATCAAATCACGTTCATTTACTCACAAGATGCATCCAGGCTATTGCAACTGCGTGGAGCGTTAAAAAATGCGCTTGGGGAAATCAGCACGGCACCGACGTTGGATGCATTGAAATCGGACGTTTGGAAAGATTTTAACCCGCCCCCGATGCCCAGCGTGGAGCCTCCGACGAAGGAGGAGCAAGCGGAAGACTATCGGCAATTTCACGAATCAATTGCCGACAAGGACAAGCAGGAGAAAGTTTTCAAAGCCATTGATAGTGCCTTTGCGCCGCTAGAGCAAAAAGGCATCATCGACAAATTAGATCAAGCCAACGACGAAGGAAATC is part of the Pirellulales bacterium genome and encodes:
- a CDS encoding PhoH family protein, whose translation is MTQNTISVLDSRTLLSLFGPRDQHLRKIRSALGVEISARDGRIRIEGDDSAVLRATDVFEELRAVADQHGAVADHDVDRALSNVTGEERIADHPPIAVLQAGRNVRPRTPGQAEYINAMAKHDLILCIGPAGTGKTYLAVAMAVAALKQERIRKIVLVRPAVEAGESLGYLPGDLQAKINPYLRPLLDALREMMDYDQIRRYTEQDVIEMIPLAYMRGRTLNDAFIILDEAQNTTVAQMKMFLTRMGTNSKIVVSGDTTQVDLPSHVRSGLVDAMGRLEGIIGTCQVRLTVRDIVRHRLVQEIVRAYDEEPKRKR